From the Luteolibacter sp. Y139 genome, one window contains:
- a CDS encoding autotransporter-associated beta strand repeat-containing protein, with protein MSTRRALLLTAAALPFPVWGDLTWNAAGPTNNWGTEVGNTNWLPGNVTWSQNENAIFNGTPETVTVTTATTFNDMTFGAGGFTIAGGAGSFNLANDLASTITVTNAADTATIAETIANNTGGLSSLTKAGAGTLFLSGANTYTGQTLVTAGTLKLGNGAATGAGGAAAETIVSSGATVDLNSQAVTTTEIFRIAGTGVGNGGAMINTGADQLNSINRLELTADATIGGAGRFDIRPGTTPTLDLAGNTLTKIDGNQVSLVGAQVTNGNIVINGGIFSIETTTAVGGTGTITINNGGSLGVWGNVSPNVTRPIVANAGSQFYNLNNASSIDSNITLNGMVTFLGGANQTYLGVISGTGNINKTGTLLTLGGANTFTGATIATGGTLALDYSTSDTSKLSDTGALILNNTTLQMTGSSGSHVELVGPVTINGVSNITPNGSESRHDRPRQLRDERLAERPISRLGDDDETEQRSRLPPPHLVPRCRIRRQRRHRENRRGVRRHLRRCHQSVLGHESHPLGHRIHRPHHRG; from the coding sequence TTGAGCACTCGTCGTGCCCTGCTCCTGACTGCTGCGGCCCTTCCCTTCCCCGTTTGGGGCGATCTGACATGGAACGCCGCCGGCCCCACCAACAACTGGGGCACCGAAGTCGGCAATACCAACTGGCTGCCCGGCAACGTCACCTGGAGCCAGAATGAGAACGCCATTTTCAACGGCACTCCCGAAACGGTGACCGTCACCACGGCCACCACCTTCAACGACATGACCTTCGGTGCCGGTGGCTTCACCATCGCCGGCGGTGCCGGATCCTTCAATCTGGCGAATGATCTGGCGAGCACCATCACGGTGACGAATGCCGCGGACACCGCCACCATCGCCGAGACCATCGCCAACAACACCGGCGGTCTCAGCTCGCTTACCAAAGCCGGGGCCGGCACCCTGTTCCTGAGCGGTGCCAATACCTACACCGGCCAGACCCTGGTCACCGCAGGCACGCTGAAACTCGGCAACGGCGCCGCGACCGGCGCGGGCGGAGCAGCGGCGGAAACCATCGTTTCCAGCGGCGCCACCGTCGACCTGAACAGCCAGGCCGTCACCACCACCGAGATCTTCCGGATCGCGGGTACCGGCGTCGGCAATGGCGGCGCGATGATCAATACCGGCGCGGACCAGCTCAACTCCATCAATCGCCTGGAACTCACCGCCGACGCCACGATCGGCGGCGCCGGGCGCTTCGATATCCGCCCCGGCACCACGCCGACGCTGGATCTGGCGGGCAACACCCTGACCAAGATCGACGGTAACCAAGTCTCCTTGGTCGGCGCCCAAGTCACCAACGGCAACATCGTGATCAATGGTGGTATCTTCAGCATCGAGACGACCACCGCCGTCGGCGGCACCGGAACCATCACCATCAACAACGGCGGATCACTCGGTGTGTGGGGAAACGTCAGCCCGAACGTCACGCGCCCGATCGTGGCGAATGCCGGATCCCAGTTCTACAACCTCAACAATGCATCGTCCATCGATAGCAATATTACGCTTAATGGCATGGTCACCTTCCTGGGTGGTGCGAACCAGACCTACCTCGGCGTCATCTCCGGAACCGGAAACATCAACAAGACCGGAACCCTCCTGACTCTGGGCGGCGCGAACACTTTCACCGGTGCGACAATCGCCACCGGTGGCACCCTGGCGCTCGACTACTCGACGAGTGACACCAGCAAGCTCTCCGACACGGGCGCGCTGATCCTCAACAACACCACCCTTCAAATGACCGGCTCTTCGGGATCCCATGTGGAACTCGTCGGCCCCGTCACCATCAACGGTGTCTCGAACATCACACCCAACGGATCCGAATCTCGCCACGATCGCCCTCGGCAACTACGTGACGAACGGCTTGCTGAACGTCCAATATCCCGACTTGGCGACGACGACGAAACCGAACAACGCTCAAGGCTACCTCCCCCACACCTTGTTCCAAGGTGCCGGATTCGCCGCCAACGACGGCACCGGGAAAATCGTCGAGGCGTCCGGCGTCACCTACGTCGATGTCACCAATCTGTCCTCGGGCACGAAAGTCATCCCCTCGGCCACCGGATCCATCGTCCGCACCATCGAGGGTGA